A region from the Chitinophaga sp. Cy-1792 genome encodes:
- the pdxY gene encoding pyridoxal kinase — protein sequence MPANNILTIQSLVSTGYVGNNAAMLAIQLHGFDPVMLPTVLLSAHTGHKAFYGESISPELFEKLLRGIKEIDILADTDYLLTGYIATESLVALSAAFIAALKQEDTRFVFLYDPVFGDMRTDGLYVPAAVADLSVSALLPLSDVVTPNHFELEYILQREVRTIEALQEAVAAHPLLSTRAVVMTSAEMQDAPTDQVEVILLKDNTVKRFRSKKVEADIVGTGDLFAATIAAQLNMGRELETAISITMDLISSAMDYVKDSRFSEINAKSLLKFRHLLEA from the coding sequence ATGCCCGCAAATAATATACTAACGATCCAGAGTCTTGTATCTACCGGTTATGTAGGCAACAACGCCGCCATGCTGGCTATTCAGCTGCATGGTTTTGATCCGGTTATGCTGCCAACGGTATTATTGTCCGCACATACCGGTCATAAAGCGTTTTATGGAGAATCTATCAGCCCGGAGCTGTTCGAAAAGCTGCTAAGGGGAATTAAGGAGATAGATATCCTGGCAGATACGGATTACCTCTTAACAGGCTATATCGCTACAGAATCGCTGGTAGCCTTGTCTGCGGCCTTTATCGCGGCGCTGAAGCAGGAAGATACGCGTTTTGTATTCCTTTATGATCCTGTATTTGGCGACATGCGCACTGATGGCTTATATGTTCCTGCAGCTGTGGCAGACCTTTCTGTTTCCGCATTGCTGCCACTGAGTGATGTTGTGACCCCTAACCATTTTGAACTGGAGTATATCCTTCAACGTGAGGTACGCACCATCGAAGCATTACAGGAAGCCGTAGCCGCACACCCTTTGTTAAGTACCAGGGCCGTAGTGATGACCAGCGCCGAAATGCAGGATGCACCGACAGATCAGGTAGAGGTGATATTATTGAAAGATAATACAGTAAAGCGTTTTCGTAGTAAGAAAGTGGAAGCTGATATCGTTGGTACCGGTGATCTTTTTGCCGCCACCATCGCCGCTCAGCTGAATATGGGCAGGGAGCTGGAAACCGCCATCAGCATTACCATGGACCTGATCAGCAGTGCCATGGACTATGTAAAAGACAGCAGGTTCAGTGAAATCAATGCTAAATCTTTACTCAAATTCAGACATCTGCTGGAAGCATAA
- a CDS encoding PLP-dependent aminotransferase family protein: MSARIFSAIQLDHHAERAVYLQLADAILEFIRSGHLRTGEKLPSSRELASLCRINRITASKAFEELVLQGWLTSHVGKGTFVSAAVPELQPNQLGTPPVKTVPAKAGFDIYNMDYLGPLPVTASAALHLDDGLPDPRLAPLKELYRSYRSQLTRSGLYSKFGAYGNPDGSDYYKKSISAYLNETRGLKTTAANILSVRGTVMGTNLVCNGLIKPGDVVVSGIPGWGRSERNFLHAGAKHIGIPMDEHGIVVDELKKICRRRKVRMVYVTPHHHYPTTVSLRLDRRLELLRLSNEYGFIIFEDDYDYDFHYRQRPLLPLASADENGMVIYCGSFSKSLSPAFRLGYLVAAENVVKHLSRVRVLLDRQGDHILENAMADLLTDGTIQRYLRKTLGIYKDRRDYFCALMHQELKDAVKFTVPEGGMTVWTEFSRHIRLEKLAREAYKRGLYLSDGQIHVYPEYDANGVRLGFASSSMEDLQQGVSILKQLI, from the coding sequence ATGTCTGCAAGAATTTTCAGCGCCATTCAACTGGACCATCATGCTGAAAGGGCGGTATACCTTCAGCTGGCGGATGCCATACTGGAATTTATCAGGTCCGGGCACCTCCGCACCGGCGAAAAGCTCCCCAGCAGCAGGGAACTGGCGTCCCTGTGCCGTATCAACCGTATTACGGCTTCTAAAGCCTTTGAAGAGCTGGTATTACAAGGGTGGCTGACCAGCCACGTCGGGAAAGGGACCTTTGTAAGTGCCGCCGTGCCGGAGCTTCAGCCCAACCAACTTGGCACTCCACCGGTAAAAACAGTTCCTGCCAAAGCCGGCTTCGACATATACAATATGGATTATCTGGGTCCATTGCCCGTAACAGCATCCGCAGCACTACACCTGGACGATGGCCTCCCCGACCCGCGACTGGCGCCACTCAAAGAGCTATACCGCTCCTATCGCAGCCAGCTTACCCGCAGTGGTTTGTACTCTAAATTCGGCGCCTACGGCAATCCCGATGGTTCGGACTACTACAAAAAGTCAATATCGGCCTACCTGAATGAAACCCGCGGACTGAAAACTACCGCCGCCAATATCTTGTCGGTGCGTGGTACCGTGATGGGCACCAACCTGGTTTGCAATGGACTGATAAAACCCGGCGATGTAGTAGTATCGGGCATTCCGGGCTGGGGAAGGTCGGAACGGAATTTCCTCCATGCAGGCGCTAAACATATTGGCATCCCCATGGATGAACATGGGATTGTAGTAGATGAACTGAAAAAAATCTGTCGCCGCAGAAAGGTAAGAATGGTGTATGTAACGCCACACCACCACTATCCTACTACGGTATCGCTGCGCCTCGACAGGCGGCTCGAGTTGTTAAGACTCTCCAATGAATATGGCTTTATCATATTTGAAGATGATTACGATTATGACTTCCACTACCGGCAAAGGCCGTTGCTGCCGCTGGCCAGCGCCGATGAAAATGGTATGGTTATCTATTGCGGATCATTCAGCAAAAGCCTGTCTCCTGCTTTCCGCCTGGGGTACCTGGTGGCAGCAGAAAATGTGGTAAAACACCTGAGCAGGGTACGGGTGCTGCTCGACAGGCAGGGCGATCATATCCTGGAAAATGCCATGGCTGATCTGCTGACGGATGGCACCATCCAGCGCTACCTACGTAAAACGCTGGGTATCTATAAAGACCGCAGGGATTATTTCTGTGCGCTGATGCACCAGGAGCTAAAAGATGCCGTGAAATTCACGGTACCGGAAGGCGGCATGACGGTATGGACGGAGTTCAGCAGGCATATCCGCCTCGAAAAACTGGCCAGGGAAGCGTATAAAAGGGGACTATACCTGTCAGACGGACAGATACATGTGTACCCGGAATATGATGCAAACGGCGTAAGGCTGGGGTTTGCCTCCTCTTCGATGGAAGATTTGCAGCAAGGGGTAAGTATTTTGAAGCAGCTGATATAG
- a CDS encoding cold-shock protein — protein sequence MQTGVVKFFNETKGFGFIKIEGTNQEIFVHVSGIKESIGENDRVVFDVEEGRKGPNAVNVRLA from the coding sequence ATGCAAACAGGTGTTGTAAAATTTTTTAATGAAACTAAAGGTTTTGGTTTTATTAAAATCGAAGGTACTAACCAAGAAATCTTTGTTCACGTATCTGGTATTAAAGAAAGCATTGGCGAAAACGACCGCGTAGTATTCGACGTGGAAGAAGGCAGAAAAGGCCCTAATGCTGTTAACGTAAGACTGGCTTAA